In a single window of the Hoyosella subflava DQS3-9A1 genome:
- a CDS encoding META domain-containing protein, whose translation MRKTLIALLALGCGAMSAACSGNEVEAAMNDLSGRTFLYTEVEGPQIPGGGPLRLEFAEDSRLIANAGCNTAAGTARLESGRIITGELAMTLIGCPPDVAGADDWVGALFAAEPEWTLDGATLTLRTDTGTVRLLDRKAAEPDLPLSGTEWVVDSIIEQEAISTSAALEEARPTLTIDQDGRATGTTGCNNFHGTAEIDGDQITFSPLATTRMACLPDRDDIERAVLATLSSTTVTASIDADILTVTTDAGHGLRFRAHN comes from the coding sequence ATGCGGAAGACGCTTATCGCGCTCCTCGCGCTGGGTTGCGGCGCGATGTCGGCCGCCTGCAGCGGAAATGAAGTTGAGGCAGCCATGAATGACCTGTCCGGCCGGACATTTCTCTATACGGAGGTGGAAGGACCGCAGATCCCCGGTGGTGGTCCTCTGCGCCTGGAGTTCGCTGAAGACTCCCGCCTCATCGCGAACGCGGGGTGCAACACTGCAGCGGGCACCGCGCGCCTCGAAAGCGGACGCATCATCACCGGTGAGCTCGCGATGACGCTCATCGGTTGTCCGCCCGACGTCGCTGGAGCCGATGATTGGGTGGGCGCACTATTCGCCGCGGAACCCGAATGGACGCTAGACGGCGCCACACTGACGCTGCGCACAGATACTGGGACAGTACGGTTGCTCGACCGAAAGGCGGCCGAACCTGACCTGCCGCTCAGCGGGACGGAGTGGGTGGTTGACTCGATCATCGAACAGGAGGCCATCAGCACGTCAGCAGCGCTAGAGGAAGCGCGGCCGACCCTGACGATCGACCAAGACGGTCGGGCAACGGGCACAACTGGCTGCAACAATTTCCATGGCACCGCCGAGATCGACGGCGATCAGATCACTTTCAGCCCGCTCGCGACGACACGAATGGCGTGCCTGCCTGACCGGGATGACATCGAACGGGCTGTACTCGCCACTCTGTCGTCGACCACCGTGACCGCCTCAATCGACGCCGATATCCTCACCGTCACCACCGACGCGGGCCACGGCCTGAGATTCCGCGCCCACAACTGA
- a CDS encoding TIGR03086 family metal-binding protein, with the protein MRYDLTAAAQEIERLLPAISDADLARPTPCEDYSVATLLAHIDGLAYAFHLAAPVTPKSPEAVALLKSPPAPSADDLPAEWRVTIPARLRALAETWRNPSAWDGETTIGGVTMPAEITGLVALDELVLHGWDLARATGQEFYCDDASTAACLSFTEMSAAPGEEAEREGLFGPVIDVPSDAPALDRAIGLSGRSPHWQP; encoded by the coding sequence ATGCGCTATGACCTCACCGCTGCCGCTCAAGAGATTGAACGGCTCCTGCCGGCTATCTCCGATGCCGACCTTGCTCGCCCTACACCCTGCGAGGACTACTCCGTCGCGACATTGCTCGCGCACATTGACGGCCTTGCGTACGCGTTCCACCTGGCTGCGCCGGTGACGCCGAAAAGCCCTGAAGCCGTGGCGCTACTGAAAAGCCCGCCCGCGCCCTCGGCGGACGACCTTCCCGCTGAGTGGCGAGTCACCATCCCCGCGCGCCTCCGCGCTCTCGCCGAGACGTGGCGCAACCCATCTGCCTGGGACGGTGAAACCACCATCGGCGGCGTCACGATGCCCGCGGAAATCACGGGACTTGTCGCGCTCGATGAGCTCGTGCTCCACGGCTGGGACCTGGCCCGGGCGACCGGCCAGGAGTTCTACTGCGACGACGCGAGCACTGCGGCCTGCCTGTCGTTCACTGAAATGTCGGCGGCTCCCGGTGAGGAAGCGGAGCGTGAAGGCTTGTTTGGACCAGTTATTGATGTGCCCAGCGATGCTCCCGCACTGGATCGCGCGATCGGGCTGTCAGGGCGTAGTCCGCACTGGCAGCCCTGA
- a CDS encoding response regulator transcription factor — protein MIKILLADDQALVRGALAALLELEPDLSVVAEVGRGDAVLPAVLDLQPDICLLDIEMPGLDGIAATAAVRERFPATRVLIVTTFGRAGYLRRAIDAGASGFIVKDTPARELADAVRRVHAGLRVIDPALASETLVDGINPLTERERQVLLHALTGATVAAIARHVHLSQGTVRNYLSSAIGKTGAVTRGEAAQIAQSRGWL, from the coding sequence TCAGGGGCGCGTTAGCTGCGTTGCTCGAGCTCGAACCAGATCTGTCTGTTGTAGCGGAAGTAGGCCGTGGAGATGCTGTCCTACCGGCAGTGCTGGACCTTCAGCCCGACATCTGCCTGCTCGACATCGAGATGCCCGGGTTAGACGGAATCGCCGCAACCGCCGCGGTGCGGGAGCGATTCCCGGCTACGCGCGTACTAATCGTCACAACGTTTGGCCGGGCGGGTTATTTGCGCCGCGCGATCGATGCGGGGGCGAGTGGCTTCATTGTCAAGGACACTCCGGCGCGCGAACTCGCGGATGCAGTGCGCCGTGTGCACGCTGGCCTGCGCGTCATTGACCCAGCCCTCGCCTCGGAAACCCTGGTCGATGGAATCAACCCGCTTACCGAACGGGAACGGCAGGTGCTGCTACACGCACTCACCGGCGCCACCGTCGCCGCTATCGCACGGCATGTGCATTTATCCCAGGGGACTGTTCGCAACTATTTGTCGTCCGCGATTGGTAAGACTGGCGCGGTCACGCGCGGTGAGGCTGCCCAGATCGCCCAATCACGCGGCTGGTTGTGA